The Osmerus mordax isolate fOsmMor3 chromosome 28, fOsmMor3.pri, whole genome shotgun sequence genome segment GGCTGGTCTGTCTGCTCTGAAGGTGCCACTGCTGCTGGTGGGGGCCGTGGTAGTGGGCGGGGCTATggtggttgttgttgctgctgttgttgttgttgttgtggtggtgctGGCAGCCGCCACGGTTGTGGTCTCACCCGCTGCGGCTTCGGCGTTCTCCAGCACGTCCTCCGAGTGGCTCTCTATAACATGCTGAGTGTGTGCTTTGGCACTGTGGTCTgtgaaaaaaaggagagagcgtTGGGAGGGAGGCCATGGGATTCTGTTCGAGGAAGTCAATTCACTCATTTTTCTGCCTGGCCATGTGTTTTCTGCTAGTTTTCATTACAGATAGTTATCTCAATCCCTGCAACGGGGACTGCATTCATGGAGAACGAGTGTGAAAATAAGAGgctaatacaaatgtacaagggTCTGTACTGAAACCAAAGCCAAACATGTTTGATTATAATAAAGTATTATAATTGAGTGAAACAGATCCCATCCAgtaggtgtttttttttaacaagtGTGTTTATACAGTATTTACTACAGGAGCCTGTTGTAATGTAAAGTTTCGTTCTGTATGTGGGTCAGCATCTCTGGGCCACATCAAAGACATACATTTACTATGCAGCCCACAGATGACAGCTTGaggcttcctctctctttgtttctcctctcctccctgcctgacCCGCTGCTGTCTCTGGATTTGTATACAGAATTCCACAGCCCCCCTTGTTCCCATCCCTGACCACAGAGAAGACAGGAACAGAGAGCTAAAGAgataggaacagagagagagagagagcgagacagaggggaacagagagaaagggatggagagaaagagagacagagatgaagagaaacagggagacagagggcaagagagagagacagagaggaagagggagggacagagaggaagagagagggagagagagggagacagagaggaagaggggaagaaagagagacagagaggaagagagagagacagagaggaagagaggagagaaagcagcagagcagaccagagggcaggctccctcctcctccgctcctcatgctctcacttcctgtgctgCCCGACAGATGTGGGAGATTTAAAGGCAGGGCCACAGAAGGGCAGCATCTGCCCGACACGCGCCCTCTCCACCTCAGACGGCTGGATGTGCACGCTAGCTGACCACATGCCTCTTCCGAGGGATGTGCGAGGGAGGGACCGATTCGGATAGGGGACAGCGTCGTAGGGCTTCGCTTGGGTTTCAAGATTGAGAACAATGCCGGTTCGAAAGGCTTTGTTTTCTTTCATCCTGAGAAGTAGGTGGTTCTCTTCTTCACTCTGACAGGTGTGGCGGGAGTCTCCGCAGTGAGGCTGAACGGCCGGACAGGGCAGAACACAGGGCCTGACAGCgtcagtgcgtgcgtgtgcgtcctGTGCAAACGCGGCATACCTATTCACTCAACTAGACTCAAAGAGGATTGGAAGGAGTCAGGAAATGTTTGGTCGGCTTTCATCTTCAGAGTGAGGAGGGTCCCCCGCACATTGCGTGTGGGGGCGTGAGACGGAGGCATGTCATGGATGTGGCAGCGTTCCACACAGACGGCATTCCATTAGCTGCATGTATTTTGTCAATAAAAGATTTTGGATTTCCTGCCCAGTGAATGCACACAAGAAATTCAATCCCTCTGCAGGCAAAGGCTGTTTCGTAGAACACAACACCAAAGAAGGCCCTATTGAGTATGTGGGGATCCATGACACGATGGatttattgttttgtttccaCTAGCAAAGATGCAGAGATTTAAGATATTTCTATTGTCTTCTTTATACTTCCCAAAACATATTTCAATGGGAATTCTTAAGGTTGGGCTTGTATTGTGTGGCAATGACTCTCTGCGGGGCAACTGAAATAATATTCTCTGGTGTTTTTATGGTTCAGCATAAATGTGATAAACTGTGACATGTTTCCTTATTTGGGGTGTTTTAGCTCACGGTAACAACTGGTTCAACTGGTTCCCAGATGAGCTCATGACAGCTGGGTGGGCCCTCAGCTGAAGTCAGCCCCGACCCTTTTATAAGGGTTGAGCGTGTGAGTTTCCTGTGTGGAGGAGGAACTGCCTTTCCTCACCTTTACCGCCCGTGCCATGGCCGTCCCCGTCCACCTTGGCAGCTTTGTAGTACGTGATGCCCCTCACCACCCCGGGCTGGTGCCCGGCCACCTTGGCCTTAGCTGTGGGGTCGGGCTTGACGGCCTTCCCCGGCTTGACGTTCTCTTTCTTGGGCTTGACGACCTTCTCCTTGGGCGTCTTGGGAGGGGGTTTGGACGCGGGGGGTTTTTTGTTGGGAGATTTCACGGCATCCTTGGTTTTCTCATCATTGGTGTCCTGTAAACGTTGACATTCATGCCATTGGTTTAGACGGTTCGGCCTATGAGCTTGAggatgttgatgtgtgtgtgtgagttacctgAGCTTTGTTTTCCATGGTGCCTTTCTGAAGCAGCTGCGCGCTAAGGCTGGATATCTCTTTCTTTATGGTCAGCATGACGTTGGAGTAGTTCTCGTATCTCTTGAACTGATTGGTCAGAGTGGTCATGCTGTCCCTCACAAACTCATTATCCCGCGTGAGGTTGGTCTTGATAGTCTGAAAAACAAACCCACATTCTCTCAAGATCCAGCTAGTCCATTGTGTGACTCGAATGGAAGTAACTTGCTAACTAAACAGGGGCCTGTGTCAATACATTATAAGGATTTTACTTCTCCCACCAGCTCTATAATCTCCTGCAGCCTTTAGGAGGACAAATAGCAGCAAGTTTATAGACAGTTAGGATACTGTTACCATGTGTTTCAGAGGGGAATCACCAGTATTCAATTGCAAACTGTTAAATAAGGTCACTGTTGGCATCAAATAGACAGTCTGCCCTAATAGTTTGGCAGCTCCACAACCCACTGAACCCCTGCATAGGTTAAGGCTCAAAGAAGCCCAGTCTGGGTGTCTTGTGTCATCCTGAGGTTGTAGAACTGGCAGctttctccccacctcctccagggtgtTCATCTGGGAGACGACCTTGTTGATGTAGGAGTGGACCTTCATCATATCCAAACTGAACAGGGTTCCCTCCAGTAGGTCCACCATTGATTGCAACTGAGCGGTCacaaaacacagagaggagcattcATCACAACAAAGCGGGCCGACAGGTTGATGAGAGTCAGTTGGATTGTGAATTGGAATTCAATACGACCTACAAAACCATGAAAGCACTCCTGTTGATTACTAGTATTGACTACAACAGTTGAATTGGCAAGCCTCAGAGCTGAAACACCTGCAAACTACTGCGCACTCTCAAGACCTgaccaaaaaacacatttttggtctTACACAGTctcagaaaaaaaaatactcTTCAAGGCATATTGAATCACACTTATTTTATGCCTGTTATTTGTAACACAATCCTTTAGTTTAGGAATAGTGACCACTAAGATGTGTAGTagccagacaggcagggctAATCTACAGTGTGGCAAATCTAAACCAAGTCTGATCAAACATCTGGATCTGGTTGTTCCCCACGTATGGAGCATAGCGTGCCTCCTCTGTCAGTAAAAATATCAAATGTGCACTTCAATACAAACGCAAAGGTGCTGCGCCGTGATAGCCTCCACAGATGGGGATCTGATCGAACTTGAGTGAGGTCATGGGAAACGCATGTGTAAAACGGGGAGGCATTTATTTCGGGGCCATTCCCATGGTTGTCGGCCAGCGCTATATCAAAACAAGAACCGTGACCTCCGTCTCTCGCCGGTCCTTTATTCTGTCGACGAATCAGAGCTGATCAGCTGTGGGCCCCCGTTCGGCCAACGAGGAGCGGCCGTCTAGTACTTGCCTTCAGCAGCTCGGGGGCCTGCTTCTTCAGCCTCTCCATCTTCCACTCGTTCTCGCaggggttgagggaggagggcggggccgtGCACGAGCACTTGCAGTCGGAACCGGAGCTGACCGTCTCCACCGTGTAGAAGTCCTCCGGGCGGGCGCTGCCGCTGCGCAGGTGGGCGCACGCGTCCCGGCTGAGCGGCCGCATCACGCACTTGCAGCGGCAGTCGGAGCCCTCCGACGTCATCCTCACCGGCTCCGTCTCCCCGAAgatctggagagggagaaggggggggggggaggtgggaggagggggagaagagggtgggaagggggggcgTCGGATTACAGGGGTGCCCAGTGGACTTGAGCAGGAATAAGTATCCCTGACAAGTATGAAGTGGACGTGGTCCGGTAAGCCGCGCAGTCCCTTAGCCACGGGGGGCAATCACTGTCCGCTATGATGTCACAGCGTGGGTCAGGATGTGAGACGGCATTACCGCGCCGGAGGCTTTCTGAGAATGCAACTCTATCTGACCGGGTGATCGATGCTCGGGGTCGGGCCTTCCTATTACACTAATCTACCCCGTGACCTGCCAGACTCCCAGACTGAGCTCAGGTTCTCTCCTCTCAGCGGTGAGTCTGAGAGAATGGACTTTCTCCTCCGGTGGATATAGACGAATAATGTTTCTTAGCGGAGAAAGAAAAGCAATAAAAATGAACCTGACCACTAGGCATGTGTTTCCCCTTATTTGAAGACAAACTGTCTTAACTCAGATAAAAGCCATTGGGACAATCATTATTCATAAAGCTCTTATCACCAGCTGTGTGTAGGGGTTAGGACTCCTCACTCCTCATGTCAGGCGCATGGAGACGCTTTTGAAccgaatgtttttttttcaagagagaaggggaggcaaACAGGAAAAGGGAGACCATCGCTAACATCAACAGTCAAGTTCGAACATGTCCAGAGTTATTCCTTCCTATCACGGCCCCATTGCAAAACATGAAAATGTAAAACCCTCTTGCTGAGTTATCAGTGACCTCATTCTGTTAGAGCTTAAGGTATTGGAATACATCTAAagtctgtctcctcctgtctgactCCCGTCTTGCAGTTTTTGCAGCTAGCCCCTTTCTCTCCGTCCATCTCTCTCGTGTCGAGGTCAGGAGGTCACCACACTTTCCCGACGCTGAGCTCATCTTCCATCACCTCCAGGGCCGAGCGGCCCGACCCTTCTGTCCACGGGCTTAAACTGTCATCTTCCCCCGGTGAGATTTAAGGGTCTCTATAACCCTCCTGGGGCAGAGACACATGTGGTACCACTTACGGCAGCGCAAAGAATGCGGCATTACAGAGATCCTTCATTAAAGAATCCCGCCGGACTCTCGTCCCCCTGATCTCTTTTGAAACGTGGCTTCGTCTGAGCTCCCGCTCTGCCACGTCGGATCAGGACGGAGCGAGCGTCTCGGCCGCCTCGCAGACTCAGTCTGCTGGGAGACGAGGCCTGCCCTCGACCaagaggagtcaggtggttagggaatcgggctagtaatcagaaggtcgctggttcgattcccggccgtgcaaaaatgacgtgtccttgggcaaggcacttcaccctacttgcctcgggggaatgtccctgtacttactgtaagtcgctctggataagcgcgtctgctaaatgtaaatgtaacaggaaGCTCATCTGTATCTCTTTACCTGTTGTTGGATCGGCGCGCGTGCTCATGCCAGTACAGCCGTGCGTGGAGCGCCTACGCTCGCTCTGGGTGATTAGGACAGAGCCTGGTGGACTGTCTcggaggctgagagaggctgtATCTCACTGGCTGGTGAGGGGAAGGGTTTTGGAAGTgcgggtggggagagggggcagacgCGCGGGGCGGACAGGGGGCTCATTAGTGGAGGAATGCAGGGCTGAGTGACAGAGGTGGAGTGGGGGGCGCTGCCCTCCATTGCCGCAGACGCACTCAGAGGGTGTTTGATAATGGGACAGGACTCCTCTGTGCTGTGGACCAGGCCAGACCCGGCCTGCTCCTGACCCATGTCCAGTAAAAAAAAGCAGAAGGTTGACAAATCCTCCAACCCCATGAAAACAGAGTGGATTAGCAGATTAAACTTCTCTCTGAGAGGCTCTGGCCATGGACCTGCCGGGCCTCAT includes the following:
- the LOC136938011 gene encoding olfactomedin-like protein 2A; amino-acid sequence: MWRLTNMLTCLLVLCKDINAQSKIFGETEPVRMTSEGSDCRCKCVMRPLSRDACAHLRSGSARPEDFYTVETVSSGSDCKCSCTAPPSSLNPCENEWKMERLKKQAPELLKLQSMVDLLEGTLFSLDMMKVHSYINKVVSQMNTLEETIKTNLTRDNEFVRDSMTTLTNQFKRYENYSNVMLTIKKEISSLSAQLLQKGTMENKAQDTNDEKTKDAVKSPNKKPPASKPPPKTPKEKVVKPKKENVKPGKAVKPDPTAKAKVAGHQPGVVRGITYYKAAKVDGDGHGTGGKDHSAKAHTQHVIESHSEDVLENAEAAAGETTTVAAASTTTTTTTTAATTTTIAPPTTTAPTSSSGTFRADRPAPTIVLMLDNSDNNSRPLLHRAGKILDCEGTLASISPPEKQHSYGRNEGAWMKDPLAKDSKIYVTNYYYGNNLVEFRNLDNFKQGRWSNLFKLPYNWIGTGHVVYNGAFYYNRAFTKNIIKYDLRMRYVAAWTLLHDVVYEDTTPWKWRGHSDIDFAVDESGLWVIYPATDYDYSQQEVIVIAKLDPGDLSVKKETTWRTGLKRNSYGNCFIICGVLYAVDVYNQKEGEVNYAYDTHTNTEAVPRLPFTNEYAFTTQIDYNPKEKVLYAWDNGHQLTYNIDFVDQ